Proteins co-encoded in one Candidatus Hydrogenedentota bacterium genomic window:
- a CDS encoding HD domain-containing protein → MNADAARIDAFDLVCALSRIADLMNPAVSEHQSRVAVIALALSLEMQRPEEETTEIGLAGLIHDIGAFSLQERLDLLSFELQEPDFHARVGYLLLHTFSPFAGIAAMIRYHHTPWRNGEGAAQAGHPIPLAAHILHLADRVEVAIDRNRYILGQTDQVCERIRTGANTSFHPDVLAAFLRLAGREYFWLDVVSHNIGLFLRKSLRKHAITMTMQELSEFAALLCLLVDFKSSFTATHSSGVAATALALARRAGFSSRDQEMMRVAAYLHDVGKLGIPSEIIEKKGPLTGEEQNIMRSHAYFTHEILGSVEGLEEITDWGALHQERLDGSGYPFHKTAEQLSDGARLMAVADIFTALTEDRPYRAGMSKEDTLRALNRLSAHRQLESKYTDILTRDFDDINAARAKAQAEAAVHYADFLRALTQA, encoded by the coding sequence ATGAACGCGGACGCAGCCCGAATTGATGCCTTCGACTTGGTGTGCGCGCTATCGAGAATTGCCGACCTGATGAACCCCGCCGTTTCCGAGCACCAAAGCCGCGTGGCGGTAATCGCGTTGGCCTTGTCGCTTGAGATGCAACGGCCGGAAGAAGAGACAACGGAAATCGGCCTGGCAGGGCTGATTCACGATATTGGCGCGTTTTCCTTGCAGGAGCGGCTCGACCTGCTGTCGTTCGAATTGCAGGAGCCCGACTTTCATGCGCGCGTGGGCTATCTGTTGCTGCACACTTTCTCGCCGTTTGCGGGCATTGCAGCGATGATTCGTTACCATCACACGCCGTGGCGCAACGGGGAAGGCGCGGCACAAGCAGGGCATCCAATACCTTTGGCCGCTCATATCCTGCATCTTGCCGATCGCGTTGAAGTGGCTATCGATAGAAACCGGTACATTCTAGGGCAAACGGATCAGGTTTGTGAGCGGATCCGAACGGGCGCGAATACGTCGTTTCACCCGGATGTTTTGGCGGCGTTTCTGCGGTTGGCCGGACGCGAGTACTTCTGGCTGGACGTGGTTTCGCACAACATTGGCTTGTTCTTGCGGAAAAGCCTTCGCAAGCACGCGATTACGATGACGATGCAGGAGTTGTCCGAGTTTGCCGCGCTGTTGTGTCTCTTGGTTGATTTCAAGAGTTCGTTTACGGCGACGCATTCGAGTGGAGTTGCTGCAACGGCGCTCGCGCTGGCGCGACGGGCCGGGTTCAGTTCTCGCGACCAGGAAATGATGCGGGTCGCCGCATATTTGCACGACGTAGGCAAGCTGGGTATTCCGTCGGAGATTATCGAGAAGAAAGGGCCGTTGACCGGGGAAGAACAGAACATCATGCGGAGTCACGCCTATTTTACGCATGAGATTCTCGGGTCCGTGGAGGGATTGGAAGAGATCACGGATTGGGGCGCCTTGCACCAGGAGCGGCTCGACGGCAGCGGTTATCCATTTCACAAGACGGCCGAACAGTTGTCGGATGGCGCGCGGCTGATGGCGGTGGCGGACATCTTCACGGCGCTGACCGAGGATCGTCCGTATCGGGCAGGTATGTCGAAGGAAGATACGCTGCGTGCTTTGAACCGTTTGAGTGCGCACAGGCAGTTGGAATCGAAGTACACGGACATTTTGACCCGCGATTTTGATGACATCAATGCCGCGCGCGCGAAAGCGCAGGCAGAGGCCGCCGTTCATTACGCGGATTTTCTGCGTGCATTGACGCAAGCATAG